In a genomic window of Candidatus Neomarinimicrobiota bacterium:
- a CDS encoding hemerythrin family protein gives MFKWTEDMQIDNGQIDEDHKTLLAIANRVLELNRPNRDVEEIKQAIRELYDYVKYHFTREEEFMQNSAYPEYEDHHKKHAAIVADMNQYLTSAHHMADILSNFRYLVNKWVVNHIMEEDKKIHVFMVSKLSAEKQSE, from the coding sequence GTGTTCAAGTGGACCGAAGATATGCAGATCGACAATGGTCAGATAGACGAAGACCATAAAACCTTATTAGCCATTGCAAACCGGGTGTTGGAACTGAATCGTCCAAATCGTGATGTTGAAGAAATAAAGCAGGCGATCCGCGAGTTGTATGATTATGTCAAATATCACTTTACCCGGGAAGAGGAATTCATGCAGAACTCGGCTTATCCGGAATATGAGGATCATCATAAAAAGCATGCAGCTATTGTGGCCGACATGAACCAATATCTAACCAGCGCTCACCATATGGCTGATATTCTCAGCAACTTTCGTTACTTAGTGAATAAATGGGTCGTTAACCATATCATGGAAGAGGATAAAAAGATACACGTATTCATGGTAAGCAAGCTGTCTGCAGAAAAACAATCTGAATGA
- a CDS encoding glycerate kinase, with amino-acid sequence MKKGFTIIVAPDSFKGSISSRDVCDALEKGILKQSPDSKVIKAPLADGGEGTIDALVLNTSGRYISLEVSDPLGEPIIAHYGILGDEQTAVIEMAEASGLTLVPDNRRDPDITTTYGTGELIKNALEQGCRRIIMGIGGSATNDYGVGALQALGFSFKDERGVEIGFGCSELARVEHIDISRRHILLDNVEFLIASDVDNPLLGSTGATYMYAPQKGAAPKALLGLEHALKHFNTVVEQHFERSVSAISGAGAAGGFGAGLLAFLNGRMHSGANLVMDWIGFKQLFEKNAIDLVITGEGCMDSQTIHGKLPVAVARIAKSFSVPVIAIVGTKRAGFEAVFEHGIDSVYSISEVAESVEESMAKPKKCLVQTARKVIRQARL; translated from the coding sequence GTGAAAAAAGGGTTCACCATTATTGTTGCACCCGATTCCTTTAAGGGGTCGATTAGCTCAAGGGATGTCTGTGACGCCCTTGAAAAGGGAATTCTGAAGCAGTCACCTGATTCAAAAGTGATCAAAGCCCCCTTGGCCGACGGCGGCGAAGGAACCATTGATGCTCTTGTCCTGAATACATCTGGACGTTATATCTCTCTGGAGGTCAGTGATCCATTGGGGGAGCCGATTATAGCCCATTATGGTATCCTGGGAGATGAGCAAACCGCTGTGATCGAGATGGCCGAAGCTTCGGGCTTGACCCTCGTTCCAGATAATCGAAGAGATCCCGATATTACGACAACCTATGGAACCGGTGAACTGATCAAAAATGCTCTGGAACAAGGCTGTCGACGGATCATTATGGGCATCGGTGGCAGTGCTACCAATGATTATGGAGTCGGCGCACTGCAGGCTCTTGGCTTTTCGTTTAAAGATGAGCGAGGTGTTGAAATTGGCTTTGGCTGCAGCGAGTTAGCCCGAGTGGAGCATATCGATATCAGTAGACGGCATATACTGCTGGATAATGTTGAATTTCTGATTGCCTCTGATGTAGATAACCCACTCCTGGGCAGCACTGGTGCAACCTACATGTATGCCCCTCAAAAAGGAGCGGCCCCAAAGGCACTTCTCGGTCTTGAGCATGCTTTGAAACATTTTAACACAGTAGTGGAGCAACATTTTGAGCGATCCGTGTCCGCAATTTCCGGCGCTGGTGCCGCAGGTGGTTTTGGTGCTGGCCTGTTAGCCTTTTTGAATGGAAGAATGCACTCGGGAGCAAACCTGGTCATGGACTGGATCGGGTTTAAACAGCTGTTTGAGAAAAATGCTATCGATCTGGTCATCACCGGGGAGGGCTGTATGGATAGTCAGACCATCCATGGCAAATTACCAGTAGCTGTTGCCCGAATCGCCAAATCCTTTTCCGTTCCGGTGATTGCCATAGTTGGTACAAAAAGGGCGGGCTTCGAAGCAGTGTTTGAGCATGGAATTGATTCGGTTTATAGTATTAGTGAGGTTGCAGAATCAGTTGAAGAATCAATGGCAAAGCCAAAAAAATGCTTAGTTCAGACTGCACGCAAGGTGATTCGCCAAGCAAGACTATAA
- the recG gene encoding ATP-dependent DNA helicase RecG, with protein sequence MNLETHISSLKGVGSRKTEALAEVGIFTRGDLLEHFPRRYLDRSTVTFTTDLRRDTSATVVGKVSGSQMRRGKRRSYFEMVVADERGYLKCRWFNGAHWIQKRFKKGDVVAVSGKVDFYGGFQMVHPDFDILSEEGTNPINTGIIVPLYPSGQKLQSAGLDSRGFRRLLRPLMEGIENRLEEFLPIELLGRFKLMGLGEAVRDIHFPPNMEALKNARHRLKFNELFFMQLLLAVRRQSQVETVKQNRFDGFGEYMASQYEKLPFELTKAQKRVMNEIWEDLKSSHPMNRLLQGDVGSGKTVISLLGAAIAAGNGYQTAIMAPTEILAEQHFKNAVKFFDGTPIRVVLLIGSQTVTQKRDLRKALKEGYYHVAIGTHALIQGKVQFKNLQFVVIDEQHRFGVLQRGELLEKATEADVLVMTATPIPRTLSMTLFGDLAVSIIDELPAGRQKIITRKVDVHILPKVHEFIQSELKAGRQAFVVYPLIEESEKIDLEAATLGYEKFKAEFNAYKVALLHGRMSSDEKDAIMQSFSRNEIQLLVSTTVIEVGIDIPNATVMLIENAERFGLAQLHQLRGRIGRGEHRGVCVLVHRKMSPDSLDRLNIMVETLDGFKIAEEDLRLRGAGDVFGTRQSGLPALKIANILWDGDILKEARKAAFTLIQHDPHLRKGIHARIRNIVLDKYAEYSEMAGIG encoded by the coding sequence ATGAACCTTGAAACTCATATCAGTTCCCTGAAGGGGGTTGGATCACGCAAGACCGAGGCGTTGGCAGAGGTTGGTATTTTCACGCGGGGTGATCTCCTGGAACACTTTCCCCGGCGTTATCTCGATCGCTCCACCGTTACCTTTACAACAGATCTTCGTAGAGATACCAGTGCCACTGTCGTGGGGAAGGTCAGCGGAAGCCAAATGCGGCGCGGCAAAAGACGCTCCTATTTTGAAATGGTAGTGGCGGATGAAAGGGGGTATTTGAAGTGTCGCTGGTTCAATGGTGCTCATTGGATCCAGAAACGCTTTAAAAAAGGCGATGTTGTAGCAGTCAGCGGTAAAGTCGATTTTTATGGTGGCTTTCAGATGGTTCATCCGGACTTTGATATTCTTTCTGAAGAAGGCACCAACCCCATCAACACTGGAATCATTGTTCCCCTTTATCCCTCTGGTCAAAAGCTGCAGTCAGCCGGGCTGGACAGCCGTGGATTTCGAAGACTCCTGCGTCCCCTCATGGAAGGTATCGAAAACCGCCTGGAAGAATTTTTGCCCATAGAGCTATTGGGGCGATTCAAATTGATGGGTCTTGGTGAAGCTGTTCGGGACATCCATTTCCCCCCTAACATGGAGGCTCTGAAAAATGCCCGGCATCGACTCAAATTCAACGAATTATTTTTTATGCAGTTATTGCTGGCAGTGCGCCGCCAGAGTCAGGTTGAAACCGTTAAACAAAACAGGTTCGATGGTTTTGGTGAATACATGGCCTCTCAATATGAAAAGCTACCCTTTGAATTGACCAAAGCCCAGAAACGGGTCATGAATGAGATTTGGGAGGACCTTAAATCGTCCCACCCCATGAATCGTTTATTACAGGGGGATGTGGGCTCCGGAAAAACGGTAATCAGTCTTTTAGGGGCTGCCATTGCTGCTGGAAATGGCTATCAAACAGCTATTATGGCTCCTACTGAAATTCTGGCAGAACAACACTTCAAGAATGCAGTCAAGTTTTTTGATGGAACCCCGATCAGGGTAGTGTTATTGATCGGTTCTCAAACGGTGACCCAGAAGCGGGATCTGCGCAAAGCTCTAAAGGAAGGCTATTACCATGTGGCCATTGGAACCCACGCTCTGATCCAGGGAAAGGTGCAATTTAAAAATCTGCAGTTTGTGGTTATTGATGAACAGCATCGATTTGGGGTATTGCAACGAGGCGAATTGTTGGAAAAAGCAACTGAGGCTGATGTATTGGTCATGACTGCCACACCCATTCCCCGGACATTGTCCATGACCCTTTTTGGTGACTTGGCAGTTTCAATTATTGATGAACTTCCCGCCGGACGCCAGAAGATCATCACCCGCAAGGTGGATGTGCACATCCTGCCAAAAGTTCACGAATTCATCCAGTCAGAACTAAAAGCGGGACGGCAGGCTTTTGTAGTTTATCCACTCATTGAGGAATCTGAAAAGATCGATTTGGAAGCAGCCACTCTGGGTTACGAAAAATTCAAGGCTGAATTTAACGCATACAAGGTGGCTTTGCTCCACGGCAGAATGAGCTCTGATGAAAAAGATGCCATTATGCAGTCATTTTCCCGGAATGAGATCCAGTTGTTGGTAAGTACCACAGTGATCGAGGTGGGAATTGATATTCCCAATGCCACCGTTATGCTCATTGAGAATGCAGAGCGGTTTGGCTTGGCACAACTACACCAGCTTCGGGGGCGGATCGGTCGAGGAGAACATCGCGGGGTCTGTGTCCTGGTCCATCGGAAAATGAGTCCTGATTCCCTGGATCGCCTGAACATTATGGTGGAAACCCTTGACGGGTTCAAAATTGCAGAAGAAGATCTCCGCCTGCGGGGTGCCGGAGATGTTTTTGGCACCCGGCAATCTGGATTGCCAGCTCTAAAAATTGCCAATATTCTATGGGATGGAGATATTCTAAAAGAGGCTCGTAAAGCAGCCTTTACTCTGATCCAGCATGATCCCCACTTGCGAAAAGGAATCCATGCGAGAATTCGCAATATTGTACTGGATAAATATGCTGAGTATTCAGAAATGGCGGGAATTGGATAG